Part of the Desulfolutivibrio sulfoxidireducens genome is shown below.
TGCGGACGATTTTCTCGCGCCCGCCTGAATGACGGGGACCAACCCGCGTCCCGACCCGGAGAACCCATGCACGACATAAAACCCACCCAGCGCCTGCATCTGTGGCTCGAATCCGGCCAGGACATGTTTTTGGGCCTCGGCCGCGTCCAACTTCTGGAACGCGTGGAGGAGTTCGGTTCCCTCAACAAGGCCGCCCAGGCCATGGGCATGTCCTACCGGGCCGCCTGGGGACGCCTCAAACGCTCGGAATCCGTGCTCGGGGCGGCCTTGGTGGAGAAGACCGGACCCAAGCAGGGCTTCCGGCTCACCGAACTCGGCCGGGATCTGGTGCGGCGCTTCAAAGATTGGCATGCCGAGGTGGAACGGTTCGCCCTTGATCGGGCGCGCCAGACCTTTCCCTGGCCCGTGGACGCCTTCTCCCCACCGTGCGCGGATGACCGCGTGGACGATCCCGACACGTTGCGCCGAACCACATGCCCCTAAGCCTGCGCATCGCCCTGTCCTCGCTGGCCACCCACAAACTGCGCACGGTGTTGGCCATGCTCGGGGTCTTTCTCGGTGCCCTGGCCCTCACCGGGGTGCGCCACGTGTCCGAGGCCATGGTCCGTAAGGCCGAGATCGAGACCGAAAAACTCGGCCCCAACCTGCTCATGGCCATGTCCGGGAAAATCCGCTTCACCCGGGGCGACTTCCGCTCCCAACCCTCCCACAAGAACTTCACGGTCGCCGACGCCTTGGCCCTTATGCGCGGGCTGCCCTCGGCCGTCCTGGGCGTGCCCTACATCGCCAAAAACGATAACATCCTCTCCGGCAATACCCGCGTGGCCTGCCAGTTGGTGGCCACTTGGCCCGATTACCCCCGGGTGCGCGCCTTCGTCCCGGACATGGGCCGCTTCTTCACCCAGCAGGAGGAAGACTCCCGGGCCATGGTCTGCGTCCTTGGACGCACTGTGGCCAAACGCCTTTTCGGGGAACCGGAAAAGGCCCTCGGACAACGCGTCTTCCTCTACCGCGCAGGCCTTGCCGTGATCGGCGTCATGGAGGAAAAAGGCGCCGACCTCTCCGGCTCGGACCAGGACGAACAGGTCTTCGTGCCCCTGTCCACCTTCATGCGCCGCCTGGCCAACCGCTGGCATATCACCGGCGTCTACCTTCAACTCGCCGACGGCGCGGACTTCGAACTGGCCAAAGCCACCGCCGAAACCATTCTGCGCCGCCAACACCATGTCGGACCCGGCACCCCCAAGCCCGACGACTTCACCGTGTTCACCGCCAAAGACACCATGCGTCTCAAGGAACAGGCCCTGGAACTGGTGCGAACCCTGGGACTGATCAGCTCCAGCCTGTCCTTCGCCGTGGGCGGCCTGGGCATCCTGTCCATCATGGTCCTGCTCGTGCGCGCCCGGCGCATGGAAATCGGCATCCGCCGGGCCGTGGGCGCGCGCCGCGCGGACATCGTGCGCCAGTTCCTCCTCGAATCCGGGGCCATGTCCTGCGTCGGCGGCGCGGGCGGCGTCGTCTGCGCCCTGGCCCTGCTCCTGGTCGTCTACCGATTCGGCGACTTCCCCTACGTCTTCAACCCCTGGCTCATCTTTCAGGCCCTGGCCGGATCGGCCGTCCTGGGACTGGCCGCCGGCGCCTACCCGGCCTGGCAGGCCGGGTCCGTACAAATACTCGACGTGCTGCGCAATAAGGAATAGCGGGAAGAAAAAAACTGGGAGAGGGCGCCGCCCTCTCCCAGACCCTCTCCCGCCGGGGGAATCATTCCCCCGGACCCCTGAGTCGGGCCATGACGACATGGCCTTCGGCCCTGCCGTCATGGCCCGGACTTCGGGTCCCAAGGAAACTTTTCCCCGGAGGCGATGGTCCGGATGCTCTTTTATGGAACGACGCTGCCGGCCGACCGACCCTGTACTTTTGCGGATCGGCGCTGCCGGCCATGCCGCCCGGGCCGGGCGACGGGTTTGCGCCCGGGACGGCGGGAGCGCGAGGCCTTGCCGAGCCGTGCTGCCGCCGGACCGGGTCGAAAACCCCGAGCCCGGCCGACCAAAAGGCCCATGCATGGAACCATCCTATCTGAGGCTCGCCCAGACCGGTGAACTCGCCGATCGCGCCCGCGAGGCCGTGACCCGCCTGGCCCATTGCGAGCTGTGCCCCCGCCGCTGCCGCGTCGACCGCCTCGCCGATGCGCGCGGCTTCTGCCGCGTGGGCCGCCAGGCCCAGGTGGCCTCTTTCAACCTCCATTTCGGGGAGGAGGAGGTCCTGGTCGGAGAAGGCGGCTCTGGAACCATCTTCTTCGCCGGCTGCAACCTGGGCTGCGTCTTCTGCCAGAACTGGGACATAAGCCACGACAGTCGCCTGGAATGGGAGGTCGAGGCGGGCGAGTTGGCCGCCATGATGCTCGAACTCCAGGACATGGGCGCCGCGAACATCAATCTCGTGACCCCGAGCCACGTGGTCCCCCAAATCCTCGAAGCCCTGGTCCTGGCAGCGCAAGGTGGCCTGCGCCTGCCCCTGGTCTACAACACCGGCGGCTACGACGCCCCGGAGACGCTGGAACTCATGGACGGCGTCGTGGACATCCATATGCCCGACGTCAAAATGGCCGACCCCGACGCCGCCGCGACATACCTCCTGGCCAGGGACTATCCCGAACGCGCCCAGGAGGCCGTGCGCCGGATGCATGCCCAGGTCGGGGATCTGGTCGTGGACCAGGGCGGCCTGGCCCTACGCGGCCTTCTGGTCCGGCATCTGGTCATGCCCGGAGGGCTGGCCGGAACGGCCGAATGGATGCGCTTTCTGGCCCGAGAAATATCCCCGGACACCTGGATCAACATCATGGACCAGTACCGGCCCTGCGGCCAGGCCGGGAACCACCCGGCCATCGCCCGCCCCGTGGAGGCCGGGGAATACCGACAGGCCCTGGGGCTGGCCCGGGAGGCCGGCATCCAGCGCATCGACCGGCGAAGCGGTCATTTTTTCGCGCGGATCCTCAAGCATGTGGGCCTGACCGGCCCCGGGGGACCATAGTGTCGTGCCCTTGGAATCCCCACAGAGCATTAATTTACGGTAATTATTTGTAATAGTTGATTTTTTATGGAACAAGCACAGCCGCATGGCATCGGATACGCAACCCCAGACGGCGCGCCCGGAAGCGCTGACAAAAAAATGTATCCCGCGACAAAAGAAAAAGGCCCGCTCAAAAGGTGTGATAATCTGGATTGTTACAAACTTGCTGCGAAATATTTTTGTCATTTTTGTCAATTTTTAGTCATTTATTCCCTTGATTCGTCACAGAATTCCTTTTAGTACCGCTTTCGCGCACTTCGGCCGGTTACGCTTGTCCGGACCAAAACACACAGTGACGGAGGATCAGAATATGGCGGTTTTCAATTGCAAAAACGCTGACGACGTGCTCAAGGCGGTCAAGGATTACAATGTTTCGTTCGTGCAGTTCTGGTTTATCGATATCCTGGGCGTGCTCAAAAGCTTTCAGGTGACGCCGCGCGAACTCGAAGCCGCCTTCGAGGAAGGCATGGGCTTCGACGGTTCGTCCATCACTGGATTCACCAAGATCCAGGAGAGCGACATGGTCGCCTTCCCGGACCCCACCACCTTCCAGTTGGTGGCCTGGCGGCCTTCCGACCGTCCCGTCGCCCGTCTGTTCTGCGACATCAGGCTTCCCGACGGCACCCCGTTTGCCGCCGATTCCCGGTACATCCTGAAGAAGATGGCCAAAAAGGCCGCCGACCTGGGCTACACCTACTATGTCGGCCCGGAACTCGAGTTTTTCCTGTTCGCCAACGCCAACGAGCCCAAAATCCTGGACCTCGGCGGCTACTTCGACGCCCCGCCCCGCGATCTGGCCAACGACGTCCGCCGGGACATCATCTTCGCCCTGGAGAGCATGGGTATCGCCGTGGAGTACAGCCACCACGAAGTGGCCCCCAGCCAGCACGAGATCGACCTGCGCTACAACGAGGCCGTGACCATGGCCGACATGGCCGTCACCTACCGCGTGGTGTGCAAGGAAATCGCCCGCAAGCACGGCTGCTACGCCTCGTTCATGCCCAAGCCCCTGTTCGGCGAGAACGGCTCGGGCATGCACGTGCACCAGTCGCTCTTCAAGGGCTCCAAGAACGCCTTCTTCGACGGCTCCGACCAGTACAACCTGAGCAAGGAAGCCAAGAGCTACATCGCCGGCCTTCTGAAACACGCCCCCGAGTTCGGCCTGGTCAACAACCAGTGGGTCAACTCCTACAAGCGCCTGGTGCCTGGCTACGAGGCCCCGGTGTACATCGCCTGGGCTCGCCGCAACCGTTCGGCCCTGATCCGGGTGCCCATGTACAAGCCCGGCAAGGAGGCCGCCACCCGCATCGAGTTGCGCAGCCCCGACCCCGCCTGCAACCTGTACCTGTGCTTCGCGGCCATGCTCGGCGCTGGGCTCAAGGGCATCGAGGGCGGATACGAGCTGGCCAAGCCCATCGAGGAGAACATCTTCAAGATGTCCGAGTCCGAGATGGCCGCCAAGGGCATTTCCTCCCTGCCCGGCAGCCTGCGCGAGGCCATCGACAACCTGGAAAAGAGCGCGCTCATGCGCGAGGTGCTGGGCGACCATCTCTTCAACGCCCTGCTCGACAACAAGAAGGCCGAGTGGGACGCCTACCGCATGCAGATCACCGAATGGGAAATCGAACGCTACCTGCCCATCCTGTAGTCCGCGCGCGCCATACGCTTGCATCCAAGGCCGTCTCCCCCGGGAGGCGGCCTTTTCTCTTTTTTTGTCGGACACGATTGTGGGGAAATGGTCCGGATCGGCGTCGCGCCTCCCTGTTTGGGCGGATGTCCTCCAGTCCCGGCCCTGGCGCGGACGAACCGGCGTCGCCGTGGCCGCGCCCAGGCGTGGCATTCCGGCCACACGCCGCAAACCGTGTCGGAGCGGGTGACGCTCCAGACAATATTGTAGTGGAATAGACCGCCCATCCTACAAAATTGTATGGAACTGTCCGAAACTGCAACAAAGACTAGCAATTCTAATGTGTTATATTTTGGCTCCATTCTTGCTCAAGATGGATGATCCGAGAGCCCGCGCGTGCGGCGCGCGCCCTTCGGGGAGCGGCGTGTGGTGGCCCGGTTATGCGGGAAAAACACTTTTCGAGGAGGTAGGTTGTATGGAACGGAGATGGACTCTCTCCAAAAAGGCGCTGGCGGTCTTCAGCGTGGCGGCGGCGCTCGGCGCGCTGGCCCTGCCCGGCGCGGCCCTTGCCCAGGATTCGGCGCCTGAATTTTTGTCCCAGCAAAACGGAAACGTCATGTGGACGCTCATCGCCGCCATCCTGGTCATGTTCATGCAGGCCGGATTCGCCATGGTGGAAACGGGGCTCACCAGGGCGAAGAACGCCGGCAACATCCTGATGAAGAACATGTTCGACTTCGCCGCCGGAAGCCCGGCCTTTTTCCTGATCGGCTTCGCGCTGATGTTCGGCGATGATGTGGGCGGTTTCGTCGGCTTCTCCAACTTCGGCCTGTCCGAGGCCTCCACGGCCGACGCCGACGGGCTGTGGAAGTACACCTACTGGTTCTTCCAGTGCGTGTTCGCGGCCACGGCCGTGACCATCGTCTCCGGGGCCATCGCCGAGCGCACCAAGTTCGTGGCCTATCTCATCCTGAGCGCCGCGGTCACCGCCCTGGTCTACCCCGTTTCCGGGCACTGGATATGGGGCGGCGGCTGGCTGTCCAAGCTTGACGCGCCCATGATCGACTTCGCCGGGTCCACCGTGGTCCACTCCGTTGGCGGCTGGATATCCCTGGCCGGGGCCATGCTCCTTGGCCCGCGCATCGGCAAGTACACCAAGGACGGCGTGGCCCGGGCCATCCCCGGCCACAACCTGCCCCTGGTGGCCTTAGGCGTCTTCATCCTGTGGTTCGGCTGGTTCGGGTTCAACCCCGGTTCCACCACCGTGGCCAACGGCACCATCGGCCTTATCGCCGTGACCACCAACCTGGCCGCCTGCATGGCCGGTCTGTCGGCCATGGTCACGGCCTGGCTGCGCTACGGCAAGCCCGACGTGTCCATGAGCTTAAACGGCGTCCTGGCCGGCCTTGTGGCCATCACCGCCGGCTGCGCCAACGTCTCCCCCGGCGCCGCCCTGATCATCGGGCTTCTGGCCGGCATCCTGGTGGTCCTGTCCGTGGAATTCATCGACAAGGTGCTCAAAATCGACGACCCCGTGGGCGCCATCTCGGTGCACGGCGTGTGCGGCGCGTTCGGCACCCTGTGCGTGGGTCTTTTCGCCAGCCCCGACTTCGGCGGCGTGGCCGGTCTGTTCTACGGCGGCGGCCTGACCCAGCTCATCACCCAGATCATCGGCGTGGGCTCGGTCTTCGTGTGGGCCTTCGGCTCGGGACTGGTCCTTTTCGGCCTGCTAAAAATCACCGTGGGCATCCGGGTGACGGCCGAGGAGGAGCTCAAGGGTCTGGATCTGACCGAGCACGGCAGCGAAGCCTACAGCGGCTTCCAGATCTTCATCACCGAATAGGGGGGCTACCATGAAACTGATTATCGCCTACTTCAGGCCGGAACAGCTCAACGCCGTCAAGCAGGCCCTCTACGCCAAGGGCGTCCACAGCATGTCCGCGACCAACATCGCCGGCTCCGGACGCCAGAAGGGCTACACCGAAACCTATCGCGGGGTCCTCATCGAGGTGAACCTGCTCAAAAAAGTGCGCCTGGAAGTCGCGGTCAAGGACGACAAGGTGGCCGAGACCATGGACGCCATCAGCGAGGGCGCCAAGACCGGAAAGGAAGGCGACGGCATGATCTTCGTCCTGGACATCGCCGACGCCCGCCGCATCCGCACCGGAGAGACCGGGGCCGCCGTCTTCGGATAAACCAAAAACATCCCGCCGACGCGAAACCCGGGGAGGACGCCCGTCCTCCCCGGGTTTTCCATATCCTCGCCCCGAAAACGTTTTGCGTCCCGCACGCCCGGGTGATAAAAGAAACCATCCATCCCTGCCAGCAAGACCACGCCCCAAGGAGCCTGCCGTGACCGTCGAATGGGCCAAGCACGACGACACCACCTATTTCGTCAACCTGGCCAAGGCCCTTTTGGTGGCCGTGGTCTACGACCGCATGGGCACGCCGGGCTGGAAGGTCCAGGTGGGCAAACGCTCGCTCAAGGACAAGTTCGCCTCGGCCGAGGACGCCAAGAAGGTGGCCGTGGCCTATGCCGAGCGCATCCTCAACCAGTGCCGCGAGGAACTCGACACCCTCAAGGCCGCCGACCCCTCCCACGGGAACGGCTGACATCACGCCGCAAACGCCCGCTTCCTGACCGTCCGGCCGGTTTGCCACGGCAAAACCCGCCCGCCCCCTCCATCCCGGCCGCCCTTGACAACCCGCGTTGCCGGATGCCAGTCCTCTCCCCATGGAATTCGCACTGCTCAATGAAATCGTCGTCATCTTCTGCCTGTCCATCGGGGTCATCTTCCTGTGCCACAAGATCCGGGTCCCGGCCATCGTGGGCTTTCTCCTCACCGGGGTCCTGGCCGGCCCTCACGGCCTGGGGCTGGTGGACTCGGTCCACGAGGTGGAGATGGTGGCCGAGATCGGCGTCATCCTGCTCCTTTTCACCATCGGCCTGGAGCTGTCCATTTCCGAGCTGATCAAGCTCAGAAAGCCCGTGTTCATCGGCGGCGCGGCCCAGGTCCTTCTGACCATCCTGGTCTTTGCCGGCGCGGGCGCCTGGCTGGGCCTCACCCCTGGGCAGGCCGTGTTCGCCGGATTCCTGACCGCGCTTTCGAGCACGGCCATAGTCCTCAAGCTCCTCCAGGAACGGGCCGAGGTGGAGTCCCCCCACGGCCGCATCATCCTGTCCATCCTGATCTTCCAGGATCTTATCATTGTCCCGATGATGCTGCTGGTCCCCTTTTTATCCGGACAAAGCCAGGCCGAGAGTTCTTCGCTGCTGCTGACGAGCGCCAAGGGCTTCGGGGTGGTCATCCTGGTCTTTTTCCTGGCCAGAAAGATCGTGCCGCGCATCCTGCTCGCGGTCATGCGCACCCGGAGCAAGGAACTCTTTCTCCTGACGACCCTGGGCATCTGCATGTCCGTGGCCTTTCTGACCGCGAGTCTGGGGCTCTCCCTGTCCCTGGGGGCCTTTCTGGCCGGACTGATCATCTCCGAATCCGAATATTCCCTAAGCGCCATGGAAGGCATCCTGCCGTTTCGCGACGTGTTCACCAGCCTGTTTTTCATCTCCGTGGGCATGCTGCTCAACACCGCCTACTTCTTCTCCCATGCGGACACGGTGCTTCTGGTCACCGCCGCCGTGCTCGTCCTGAAAACCGTGCTCGCCGCAACGGCCGCCCGCATCCTGGGCTACCCCCTGCGTCCGGCCGTGCTGGTGGGGCTTTGCATCTGCCAGGTGGGCGAATTCTCCTTCATCCTGGCCAAGACCGGCCTGGCCGAGAACCTCATCGGCCAGGACCACTACCAACTCTTTTTGTCGGCCAGCATCCTGACCATGCTGGTCACCCCCTTTTGCATCATGTTCGCCCCGGCCCTGGCCGACCGCCTGGGCCGCCTGCCGCTGCTCAAGGCCGCCGCCGCACCCTACCGGGGGCCGGTCGAGGAGGACGGCCAGCACCGGGAACTCTCCGACCATCTGATCATCTGCGGCTTCGGCATCGGCGGCAGACACCTGGCCCGGGCCGCCAAGGCCGCCGGCATCGACTACACCATCCTGGAGATGAACCCGGACACCGTGCGCACCCAGGCCGCCAAGGGCCAGCCCATCGCCTACGGCGACGCCATCCACCCGGCCGTTCTGGAACACGCCGGAATACACAAGGCCCGGGTGCTGGCCATCGTGGTCTCGGACCCCGTGGCCGTCCGGCGCATCACCGATACCGCCAGGAAGACCAATCCCTCCGTGCATATCATCGTCCGCACCCGGTTCGTCAACGAGATCGGGCCGCTACGCGAGCTTGGGGCCAACGACGTCATCCCCGAGGAATTCGAGACCTCCATCGAGATCTTCACCCGGGTCATGACCAAGTACATGGTCCCGCGCGTGGACATCGAGCGCTTCGTGGAGGAAGTGCGCTCGGAGAGCTACGAGATGCTGCGAAACCTGGAGATTCGCGGCGAACCCATGGCCGCCCTGGCCCATGGCTTCACCGGCATCGACGTCAGCGCCCTGACCGTGGAGGAGGGCTCCATGCTCGACGGCCGGACCCTGGAGGAATCCGAACTGCGCCGCACCCACGGCCTGACCGTGGTGGCTGTGGGCCGGGGCGGCCAGGTCTTCCCCAACCCGGACGGCACCATGCGCTTCGCCGCCGGCGACGTGGCCTACGTCTTCGGGCCCCACGCCGACATCACGGCCAAGGCCGGCCTGTTCACCTCCCGCCGCCGCTCCTGGGAGGCCCCGGCGTGAACGCCATCTTCCAGGTCATCCAGAACCTGTTGCGCCGCAAAAAACGGCCCGAGACCTGCCCCCACTGCGGCAAACCCGTGCCCTGGGACCTTCCGGACCCGCCCGATGGCCAGCCGCCGCGCTGCCCGTCCTGCGGCCGGTCCCTGTCCCGCGACGAGAACCCTTAAGCGCCAGCCGCCCGCCCAAGACATTCCGCCACCAGCATCACAGGAGAGACCCTCATGATCGACCGCGAATCCGCCCTGGCCCTGCTTGTGTCCCACAATCCCGAACGCCATCTGGTGTGCCACGCCCTGGAGACCGAGGCCATCATGGCCGCCATGGCCCGCGAATTGGGCGAGGATGCGGCCCTGTGGGGCGTCACCGGGCTTCTGCACGACCTGGACTATCCCATGACCAAGGACGATCCCTCGCGCCACGGTCTGGAGTGTGCCGCGCTGCTTGCGGACAAGCTGCCCCCCGAGGCCGTGACCGCCATCGCCGCGCACAACAGCGAACACACCGGGGTCATGCCCGCCACCCGCCTGGACTTTGCGCTGCGCTGCGCCGAGTCGGTCACCGGCATGATCTCGGCGGCGGCGCTGATCCGGCCCACGAGGATGGAAGGGCTGGCGCCCAAGAGCATCAAGAAGAAGATGAAGGACAAGGCCTTTGCCGCGGCGGTGCGGCGGGAGAATATTTACGAATGCGACAAGGCGGGCATGGAGCTGGACAGGTTCCTGGCCACGGCCATCGCGGCCATGGCGGCCATCGCGCCCGAGGTGGGGCTGGCGTAGTTTTTCGGGAGAGGGCGCCGCCCTCTCCCGAACCCTCACCCGCCATGGGGATCATCCCCCTGGACCCCGGACAGGGGGGAGGGGAGGACGGCCCGAGAGATCGGAGGGAGGGTCGCCGCACACGATCTCGGCCGTGAAGAAATGCTGGAACAAAAGCACGGACACCCCGGCGAACATCACCACCACCCCGGCGAGATACGCAAATGCCGACACGGGCCGCAAGGCCATGAGCACGAAGCCCGCCACGCACACCCCAAACCCCAGCACCTCGGCCCGGTCCATGTGAATACCGCCCCACGCGGGACAGGCCCCGTCCTCCCGGGCCGGATACTCGAACCAGATCCGGTTCCAGGCCAAAGACAAAATCACGGCCAACACCGCGCCCCAGGCCATGTGCACCGGCAACGACAGGGGGTCCACCGGCAGGGGCAGGATGGCCGGGATCGCCGCCGTGGCCGCCGCCGGCGGATGGTCCGCGTCGAACACCTGCATGAACACCGTGGCCAGCCCCACGGCCAGCCCCAGTTTCAACGGCACGGCCAGGCCCGGATCATCCACCAGACGCGTGACCGCGAACACGGCCAGAAGCCCGCCCACGGCGGACACGAAATGCCCGGCAATGACCTGCCGGGGCCTGGCCACGCGCAGATAGACGCAGGTGGCGCTGAGGAAACAGGTGGCCGCCAGGGGCGGATAAAGCACCCCCACCTGGCAGAGATCGGAAAACAAAGCGATCAGGAACAAGAAAAGGCCCGCCCCGACAGACCCCCACAGCAGCCGCGTCAGGGAAATCACCCCCGGCCGATAGACATCCCTCTCGAATTCCCGGCGGCAGGGCAGCCTGAGGCGTATCTGGATCATGCATGTCCCCCCGCGCCGTTTCCCGCAAGATCACGGGTGTTGCCCGAAAGGCCCGGGCGGTTCCGCAGAAAGCCGCCCGGGCCGCGTCCGCCTACCTCCCCGGACTCTTCACGTACAGGATCGATTGGGTGCTGCGCTTCTTGATCAGAACCTTGCCCTCGGCCTCGGCGTGCATGAGCAGGATCTCCTTCTCGCCAAAACGCAGGGCGTCGGCCAGACAGACCTCCACGCACACCGGTTCGAGGCCGTGGATGACCCGGTCGTAGCACAGGTCGCACTTATGGGCGTACTTGCCCGCGACATCGAACTGGATCACCCCGTAGGGACACTTGGCGATGCACTTCTGGGACCCGGTGCAGGCCGCCTTGTCGATGCGCACGATGCCGGTCTGGACGTCCTTGGCGATGGCCCCGGACGGACAGGCCTTGATGCACGGCGGCTTCTTGCAGTGCTGGCACATGACCACCCAGAAATCCTCCTTGAGATCAGGGTAGGTCCCGGTCAGTTCGCTTTCCACCCGGATATAATGGCTCATGCCGCCGGGCATGGCGTTTTCATGGTCCACCAGGCCGTGATGGTTGCGGCAGGCGACGATGCAGGTCTTGCAGCCGATGCAGCGGTCGAGATCGACCATGATGCTGAGCTGTTTCATGGCGTGTTCCCCCTACTTGTGGATGTTCACCCGGGTGGCCACGTGGGCCTCGCCGCCGCGCAGGTCCTGTTCGTCCAGGTGCGACCCGGCGTCGGCGATCAGCTCGTTGTCGCCGGCCCAGGCCCCGCGCGAGGCCACCTTGCCCATGGTCTGGCCGAAGCCGTGGATCAGCCCGGCGCACCCGGGCTTGATGCGCTCGGACAGGGCCAGGGGCAGCTTGACTGAACCCGTGCCCGACTCCACAGTGACCATATCGCCGTCGGCCAGGCCCAGACGCGCCGCGTCAAGGGGATTGAGGATGACCGGATTGGCGTCCACGCCGGAGACGGGGTCGCGCAACTGGGCGTTGTTCTGGGACCAAGCCCCGGTGTTGTTGAGGAAGATGGTGCGGAAGTTGACCAGGATGAAGGGGAATTCCTTCTCGCCCCGGCGAAACTCCAGGGGAAGCTCCGGGCTCGGCCACTGCTGGCCGATGTCCGCGTACATCTGCCACTCAAGCTCGATCTTGCCGCTGGCGGTATTGAACTTCCCGGCGTCCTCGTACTTGCGAAAGCCCGCCGTGCCCGGGGACCACAGCCCGCCGTTGTCCATGAGCTTTTTGACGGACATGCCCACGCCGGACAGCTCGATGTCGTA
Proteins encoded:
- a CDS encoding winged helix-turn-helix domain-containing protein, whose translation is MHDIKPTQRLHLWLESGQDMFLGLGRVQLLERVEEFGSLNKAAQAMGMSYRAAWGRLKRSESVLGAALVEKTGPKQGFRLTELGRDLVRRFKDWHAEVERFALDRARQTFPWPVDAFSPPCADDRVDDPDTLRRTTCP
- a CDS encoding ABC transporter permease, yielding MPLSLRIALSSLATHKLRTVLAMLGVFLGALALTGVRHVSEAMVRKAEIETEKLGPNLLMAMSGKIRFTRGDFRSQPSHKNFTVADALALMRGLPSAVLGVPYIAKNDNILSGNTRVACQLVATWPDYPRVRAFVPDMGRFFTQQEEDSRAMVCVLGRTVAKRLFGEPEKALGQRVFLYRAGLAVIGVMEEKGADLSGSDQDEQVFVPLSTFMRRLANRWHITGVYLQLADGADFELAKATAETILRRQHHVGPGTPKPDDFTVFTAKDTMRLKEQALELVRTLGLISSSLSFAVGGLGILSIMVLLVRARRMEIGIRRAVGARRADIVRQFLLESGAMSCVGGAGGVVCALALLLVVYRFGDFPYVFNPWLIFQALAGSAVLGLAAGAYPAWQAGSVQILDVLRNKE
- a CDS encoding radical SAM protein, which produces MEPSYLRLAQTGELADRAREAVTRLAHCELCPRRCRVDRLADARGFCRVGRQAQVASFNLHFGEEEVLVGEGGSGTIFFAGCNLGCVFCQNWDISHDSRLEWEVEAGELAAMMLELQDMGAANINLVTPSHVVPQILEALVLAAQGGLRLPLVYNTGGYDAPETLELMDGVVDIHMPDVKMADPDAAATYLLARDYPERAQEAVRRMHAQVGDLVVDQGGLALRGLLVRHLVMPGGLAGTAEWMRFLAREISPDTWINIMDQYRPCGQAGNHPAIARPVEAGEYRQALGLAREAGIQRIDRRSGHFFARILKHVGLTGPGGP
- a CDS encoding glutamine synthetase family protein, coding for MAVFNCKNADDVLKAVKDYNVSFVQFWFIDILGVLKSFQVTPRELEAAFEEGMGFDGSSITGFTKIQESDMVAFPDPTTFQLVAWRPSDRPVARLFCDIRLPDGTPFAADSRYILKKMAKKAADLGYTYYVGPELEFFLFANANEPKILDLGGYFDAPPRDLANDVRRDIIFALESMGIAVEYSHHEVAPSQHEIDLRYNEAVTMADMAVTYRVVCKEIARKHGCYASFMPKPLFGENGSGMHVHQSLFKGSKNAFFDGSDQYNLSKEAKSYIAGLLKHAPEFGLVNNQWVNSYKRLVPGYEAPVYIAWARRNRSALIRVPMYKPGKEAATRIELRSPDPACNLYLCFAAMLGAGLKGIEGGYELAKPIEENIFKMSESEMAAKGISSLPGSLREAIDNLEKSALMREVLGDHLFNALLDNKKAEWDAYRMQITEWEIERYLPIL
- a CDS encoding ammonium transporter is translated as MERRWTLSKKALAVFSVAAALGALALPGAALAQDSAPEFLSQQNGNVMWTLIAAILVMFMQAGFAMVETGLTRAKNAGNILMKNMFDFAAGSPAFFLIGFALMFGDDVGGFVGFSNFGLSEASTADADGLWKYTYWFFQCVFAATAVTIVSGAIAERTKFVAYLILSAAVTALVYPVSGHWIWGGGWLSKLDAPMIDFAGSTVVHSVGGWISLAGAMLLGPRIGKYTKDGVARAIPGHNLPLVALGVFILWFGWFGFNPGSTTVANGTIGLIAVTTNLAACMAGLSAMVTAWLRYGKPDVSMSLNGVLAGLVAITAGCANVSPGAALIIGLLAGILVVLSVEFIDKVLKIDDPVGAISVHGVCGAFGTLCVGLFASPDFGGVAGLFYGGGLTQLITQIIGVGSVFVWAFGSGLVLFGLLKITVGIRVTAEEELKGLDLTEHGSEAYSGFQIFITE
- a CDS encoding P-II family nitrogen regulator, which encodes MKLIIAYFRPEQLNAVKQALYAKGVHSMSATNIAGSGRQKGYTETYRGVLIEVNLLKKVRLEVAVKDDKVAETMDAISEGAKTGKEGDGMIFVLDIADARRIRTGETGAAVFG
- a CDS encoding monovalent cation:proton antiporter family protein, producing the protein MEFALLNEIVVIFCLSIGVIFLCHKIRVPAIVGFLLTGVLAGPHGLGLVDSVHEVEMVAEIGVILLLFTIGLELSISELIKLRKPVFIGGAAQVLLTILVFAGAGAWLGLTPGQAVFAGFLTALSSTAIVLKLLQERAEVESPHGRIILSILIFQDLIIVPMMLLVPFLSGQSQAESSSLLLTSAKGFGVVILVFFLARKIVPRILLAVMRTRSKELFLLTTLGICMSVAFLTASLGLSLSLGAFLAGLIISESEYSLSAMEGILPFRDVFTSLFFISVGMLLNTAYFFSHADTVLLVTAAVLVLKTVLAATAARILGYPLRPAVLVGLCICQVGEFSFILAKTGLAENLIGQDHYQLFLSASILTMLVTPFCIMFAPALADRLGRLPLLKAAAAPYRGPVEEDGQHRELSDHLIICGFGIGGRHLARAAKAAGIDYTILEMNPDTVRTQAAKGQPIAYGDAIHPAVLEHAGIHKARVLAIVVSDPVAVRRITDTARKTNPSVHIIVRTRFVNEIGPLRELGANDVIPEEFETSIEIFTRVMTKYMVPRVDIERFVEEVRSESYEMLRNLEIRGEPMAALAHGFTGIDVSALTVEEGSMLDGRTLEESELRRTHGLTVVAVGRGGQVFPNPDGTMRFAAGDVAYVFGPHADITAKAGLFTSRRRSWEAPA
- a CDS encoding HDIG domain-containing metalloprotein; protein product: MIDRESALALLVSHNPERHLVCHALETEAIMAAMARELGEDAALWGVTGLLHDLDYPMTKDDPSRHGLECAALLADKLPPEAVTAIAAHNSEHTGVMPATRLDFALRCAESVTGMISAAALIRPTRMEGLAPKSIKKKMKDKAFAAAVRRENIYECDKAGMELDRFLATAIAAMAAIAPEVGLA
- a CDS encoding HPP family protein, whose protein sequence is MIQIRLRLPCRREFERDVYRPGVISLTRLLWGSVGAGLFLFLIALFSDLCQVGVLYPPLAATCFLSATCVYLRVARPRQVIAGHFVSAVGGLLAVFAVTRLVDDPGLAVPLKLGLAVGLATVFMQVFDADHPPAAATAAIPAILPLPVDPLSLPVHMAWGAVLAVILSLAWNRIWFEYPAREDGACPAWGGIHMDRAEVLGFGVCVAGFVLMALRPVSAFAYLAGVVVMFAGVSVLLFQHFFTAEIVCGDPPSDLSGRPPLPPVRGPGG